gtgtcccgtctcctgtaggttcatgctctacaacatccgcagagtacgaccctgctcacacaggaagcggcgcaggtcctaatccaggcacttgtcatctcccgtcttgattactgcaactcgctgttggctgggctcctgcctgtgccattaaaccctacaactcatccagaacgccgcagcccgtctggtgttcaaccttcccaagttctctcacgtcaccccgctcctccgctctctccactggcttccagttgaagtcagatccgctacaagaccatggtgcttgcctacggagctgtgaggggaacggcacctcagtacctccaggctctgatcaggccctacacccaaacaagggcactgcgttcatccacctctggcctgctcgcctccctaccactgaggaagtacagttccgccagcccagtcaaaactgttcgctgctctggcccccaatggtggaacaaactcctcacgacgccaggacagcggagtcaatcaccaccttccggagacacctgaaaccccactccttcaaggaatacctaggatagggtagggtaagtaatccttctcacccccttctcccccaaaaaaaaaaagatttagatatgtaatgtaaatgtcatctctctttatctctcattaatcaacttgtttctcatctctctttacctctcattaatcaacttgtttctcatctctctttatctctcattaatcaacttgtttctcatctctctttatctctcattaataaacttgtttctcatctctctttacctcattaatcaacttgtttctcatctctctttctctcattaatcaacttgtttctcatctctctttatctgtcaTTAATTAACttgtttctcatctctctttatctctcattcatcaacttgtttctcatctctctttatctctcattaataaacttgtttctcatctctctttacctctcattaatcaacttgtttctcatctctctttatctctcattaataaacttgtttctcatctctctttctctcattaatcaacttgtttctcatctctctttctctcattaatcaacttgtttctcatctctctttctctcattaatcaacttgtttctcatctctctttatctgtcattcatcaacttgtttctcatctctctttatctctcattaataaacttgtttctcatctctctttctctcattaatcaacttgtttctcatctctctttatcaacttgtttctcatctctctttatctctcattaatcaacttgtttctcatctctctttatctctcattaatcaacttgtttctcatctctctttatctctcattaatcaacttgtttctcatctctctttatctctcattaaTCAACTTGTTTCATCTCCCCCCCAGACAAGCCTCAGATCACTATGAGTCCTGGATGTTTCTCCATGAGCATCACGGAGGGCGACACCCTATCACTTAACTGTAGTGCAAAAGGTAACCCTGCCCCCTCCTACGATTGGTTGCTCCCCCAAGCCGACCCCAACCCCATGGAAGAGAGATCCGTAGTGACCATCACCAACATGGCCAAGTCTCACTCTGGAGATTACACCTGCATCGCCATCAACCCCCTGGGAAACAGCACCTGTACTGTTAACGTGGAGGTCACAGGTGAgatggatgattggttggatggataattggttggatggttgattggttgggtggttgattggttggatggttgattggttggatggttgattggttggatggttgattggttggatggttgattggttgggtggttgattggttggatggttgattggttgggtggttgattggttggatggttgattgaatgattggttggttggatggatgattggttgggtggttgattggttgggtggttgattggttggatggttgattggttggatggatgattggttggatggttgattggttggatggttgattggttgggtggttgattggttggatggatgattggttgggtggttgattggttggatggttgattggttggatggttgattggttggatggttgattgaatgattggttggatggatggatgattggttgggtggttgattggttggatggttgattggttggatggatgattggttggatggttgattggttgggtggttgattggttggatggttgattggttggatggttgattggttggatggttgattgggtggttgattggttggatggttgattggttggatggatgattggttggatggttgattggttggatggttgattggttggatggttgattggttggttggatggttggttggttggatggttgattggttggatggttgattggttggatggttgattggttgggtggatgattggttggatggttgattggttggatggttgattggttgggtggatgattggttggatggttgattggttgggtggttgattggttggatggatgattggttggatggatgattggttggatggatgattggttggatggttgattggttggatggatgattggttggatggttgattggttggatggttgattggttgggtggttgattggttgggtggttgattggttgggtggttgattggttgggtggttgattggttggatggttgattggttgggtggatgattggttggatggttgattggttgggtggatgattggttggatggttgattggttgggtggttgattggttggatggatgattggttggatggatgattggttggatggatgattggttggatggatgattggttggatggatgattggttggatggttgattggttggatggatgattggttggatggttgattggttggatggttgattggttggatggttgattggttgggtggttgattggttggatggatgattggttggatggatgattggttggatggatgattggttggatggttgattcgttggatggatgattggttggatggttgattggttggatggttgattggttgggtggttgattggttgggtggttgattggttgggtggttgattggttgggtggttgatttgttgggtggttgattggttggatggttgattggttggatggttgattggttggatggttgattggttggatggttgattggttgggtggatgattggttggatggttgattggttgggtggatgattggttggatggatgattggttggatggatgattggttggatggatgattggttggatggttgattggttggatggatgattggttggatggttgattggttggatggttgattggttgggtggttgattggttgggtggttgattggttgggtggttgattggttggatggttgattggttggttggttggatggttggttggttggatggttggttggttggatggttgattggttggatggttgattggttggatggttgattggttggatggataattggttggatggttgattgattggttggttggatggttgattggttggttggttgattggttggatggttgattggttggatggataattggttggatggttgattggttggatggataattggttggatggttgattggttggatggttgattggttggatggataattggttggatggttgattggttggatggataattggttggatggttgattggttggatggataattggttggatggttgattggttggatggataattggttggatggttgattggttggatggatgattggttggatggttgattggttggatggataattggttggatggttgattggttggatggataattggttggatggatgattggttggatggttgattggttggatggttgattggttggatggataATTGGTTGGATGGAtaattggttggatggttgattggttggatggttgattggttggatggttcaTTGACTGATTGGTTGGTTGcgtggaaagtattcaaaccccttgacttttttcaaaattgtgtcactttacagccatattctaaaattgattcagtTGTTCCCCCccacacagaataccccataatgacaaagcaaaacaggttttttagacattttttgcaaatttataataaatacaaaactttatcacatttacttaagtattcagaacctttactcagtactttgttggagcacctttggcagagattacagccttgattcttcttgggtatgacaacacaagcttggcacacctgtatttgggctcCGAGtgggcagcggtctaaggcactgcatctcagtgcaaaaaGCGTCACTACAGTCTCTGGTTCGAATTGTTAGGCTCTAAATTTCAGAGTGAAAAACTCAACATTTATGAAAGTTCAACCAAGTTTATTCCGCCCAGAGGGTCAATACATCTGCATTCAGACAACACATGTTTacagggcctgattggtggagtgctgcagagatggttgtccttctggaaggttctcccatctccacagaggaattctaggGCTTTTTCAGAGTGACgatcgggttcttggttacctccccaaccaaggcccttctccctgattgctcagtttggcctggtccaccagctctaggaagagtcttggtggttccagattcttccatttaagaatgatggaggccactgtgttcttggggaccttcaatgctgcagaaatgttttggtacccttccctacatctgtgcatcgacacaatcaCATCTCGGCGCTCAATGGACAATTATTTAGaccctcatggcttggtttttgctccgacatgcactgtcaactgtggaacccttatatagataggtgtgtgcctttccaaatcatgtccaatcaattgaatttacacaggtggactccaatcagttgtagaaacatctcaaggctgATCAGTGGAAAACAGGactcacctgagctcaatttagtctCATGGCAAAGtgtccaaatacttatgtaaataaggtatttctgtttttcatttttaataagtattaaaaaatatatttaaactgttttcgcattgtcattatggggaattgtgtgtagattaatgaggtaTTTTGATGAGGatattattttttattgaatccatttttagaataaggctgtaacataaaatgtaACATACCAAAATAtatcataacaaaatgtggaaaagtcaagggatctgaatacttcccTGAATTCACTgcatctccttcctctcctcctcctcctcctcctcctcctcctccatcatcatctcatcatcatcatctatctCTTCCCCGTCTTAATGCTCCTtcatctcatcatcatcatcatcatcatcatcatcatcatcatcatcatctatctCTGTTCTCTGCCCCATCTGCATCATCCtcatgtcatcatcatcatcatcatcatcatcatcctcctccctcccctctgcaaatcccctctcctctcctcctcatcatcatcccatcatcatcctcatcatccctcctccctcttcctccctccctcctccctcatcatcctcctccctctgcacgttcccatcatcatcatcatcatcatcatctctttATCCTCCTTCTCTGCATCATCTGCatcatccttcctctcctcatcatccctccctcctcctcatcatcctcctcctcctcctcctcctcctcatcatcatcatccctcctcccatcatcctcctcctcccctctcatcatctccctctcctctcctcctcctctatctctccctttcctttctttctcctctccctccctccctcctcctctcctcctcctctgcatctcatcatcctcctcctcctcctagtcttcctatctcctcctcctcccttccctccctcctcctcctcctccctcccctcctcctcccctcctcctccccatctgcatctccctttcctctcatcatcatcatcatcatcatcctcatcctcccatcatctgcatcatcatcatcatcatccctctcgtctccctccctcatcatcatcctcatcatctcctcctcctctcctcccctcctcctcatctgccccatcatcatcatcatcatcatcatcatcatcatcatcatcatcatcctcctccatccctccctccctccctctccgtcctcctcctcatcatcctcctcctcctcccctctgcatctcctctcctccctccctcctcctaaataaataaatccctaaatcctccctcctcctatctGCCCCATCTGCATCTATAGTGTaaatatctcctcctcctctctcctaaatcttctcctcctcctcccctttctgccccatctgcatctctctccctctctcctaaatcctcctcctcctcctctccctccctcctcccctatcatcctcccctcatcatcatcccctcctcctcctcctcccctcccctctctgccccatctcatctcatcattcctctcctcctcccctcctcccctcctcctccctcccctcctccatcatcTGCATCATCCCTCATCCtcatcatccctccctctcccctccccgtcccctccctcatcatccctcctcctcctccatctcatcATCTCTATCATCATCatctcgtcctctcctcctcctcatccctcatcATCCCCTCATCTTCCCCATCTgcatctccctcctcttcctcctccccatcctcctctgcatctccctctcatcatcctcccttcctcctcccttcgtctctcctcctcccctcctgtcatcatcatcatcatcatcatcatcatcatcatcatcatcctcatcatcatccctcctcatctcctcctcctcccctcctctctgccccatctgtaaataaataaataaatgtcatGTAAATAATGTGTCATCAAATGAGTGTAAAATAATGAATCGTAAATAAATATTAGTAAATGTAATAATtaataatgtaaataaataaatcaataatataAATGAAATAGTAAGTATGAATTAAGTAATATGTATTTTTAGTCAATTAATAATATTAATGTCGTAAATAGTAAATAGCAGTGTAAATAATAAaatatcataaataaataaataaataataaataatcatCATCTCTTTGCGTCTTAGATGTCATGTCATCATCATCccctctgcatctccctctcctcctcctcctcctcctcctcctcctcctcctcctccctcctcctcctcctcctcctctctgccccatctgcatctcccttcctctcctcctcctcctcctcctcctcctcctcctcctcctcctcctccctctcctctcctcctcctcctctcctcctcctctccctctcctctccctctcctctcctgccctctagTGGACTACCTGCCCATCTTTGCAGGGCTGGCTGCAGCTGTGGTGGTGATCCTCTTGGTGATCTCCTGTTTCACCTACTCATCTTACTATAAACACAGGCGCATGGGCCACTACCAGCTGAAAGACATGTTGCCACGACGACACAAGAACAAACACGTGGTGCACCACAACGGAATGGACCAGTCCTTTATGTAGAGGAGGGGTTGGGGTCAGAGCATGTGAAATCCTGATGAGTGGGTGTGGCTCTCCACGTCCTTTCCTACCGCTCCCTCACAGAAAAAAACACTGCTCAAAATCCGCTACATTCATTTTTATCACAATTTAAATCACAATTTAATCTATTTTTGGACAACCTGGACCTACCAATTGTTTTAAGTATTGAAACCAAACAATATGGATGTGAATGAAAGATATTTCAATAAACATGAAATGATGaacattattttttaaaatggtattttgtaagctttatttaacttgtcaagtcagttaagggagtttttccgagccaccgtgcttctacacctgcat
The Oncorhynchus keta strain PuntledgeMale-10-30-2019 unplaced genomic scaffold, Oket_V2 Un_contig_2788_pilon_pilon, whole genome shotgun sequence genome window above contains:
- the LOC127923010 gene encoding V-set and immunoglobulin domain-containing protein 2-like — encoded protein: MSPGCFSMSITEGDTLSLNCSAKGNPAPSYDWLLPQADPNPMEERSVVTITNMAKSHSGDYTCIAINPLGNSTCTVNVEVTVDYLPIFAGLAAAVVVILLVISCFTYSSYYKHRRMGHYQLKDMLPRRHKNKHVVHHNGMDQSFM